A single region of the Lycium barbarum isolate Lr01 chromosome 2, ASM1917538v2, whole genome shotgun sequence genome encodes:
- the LOC132625942 gene encoding uncharacterized protein LOC132625942 isoform X6: MVSSIYCHVPSEAETNHIPPFYSRKRLKSLDSMPMDLTSQGSIDDENRVDVVSTMELTIGCLQNLGSPLCVEMSCQSNGKSENVSSPCDVGGSSTSDKSTVVYPQAALATGWMYVNEQGQMCGPYIKEQLYEGLSTGFLPEELPVYPILNGTISNAVPLKYFNQFPDHVATGFAYLMVSSMEVAKDSGGNGVELPTTSPYSSSGDKHETHSMNQQVSTTGFVGTVAPSMSSVNEESCWLFEDHDGRKHGPHSLVELYSWYHYGYIVDSVMIHHADNKFSPFALKSLISSWTTATPGAQFLSNPDGHETNALHDFVSEISEEVCSQLHMVIMKAARRTLLDEIVSHAISECISEKKDRKKVTNQKKATNQSVKMSSPGTRMSAGFGGSKALVSPESSAEASILRNQKSPAAEVPLKYSGGAKSVGSFENFCDSYTVVCRKLFDSCMQNIWNAVFYDHVSEFSSAWRKRKRWSPPCLMVESNIQAKSDADCTSKLSIEVLQLEEESVPPGFEKKNVTVDLPSVSSSKDCTVELSTEVLQVEQESFGCDPDFPPGFEEKNMTVDLPSVSSPKDCTVELSTEVLQVEQESFVCDLDFPPGFEEKDVTVDLPSVSSSFNDEKGLSGSSHAMDSEANERMQLIFESVMDELHLSAKMSLEEYFSSLLHEEVMGKVDSLKDGVIIKVAEDPNIFNCGASKNESSDAISVSDNLPCVDIESTSPPVKSSHQNNIDTYVPPASDWFSSAFQKSASLDNTSIDEMTDELQPPECEAVPVQTSKVRLARSDNNILRIIWYATLSNCRQKVHEKALRELKSFLIDDLIRNFLTTWSSARRCSKPEDSRVTRSKADDEKRDKSPVALSKSVDGFPKVPTAAGKYTYYRKKKLVKRKSGSSLQPPPDGDVGFQKRSINKSRKKDLLGEVTESAKGDNATSSDKEIGPKDCCRELVTDASLVFPPSSVINCNTISEDVVASVSKVGRSNASRKKMKATFIAEVSGDNGRVDGDVGLKKRSINKSRKQDLLGEATGSTKGDNAALSGKEIGPKDCRRELLTNASLVVPPSSAIKSRRSSSSRKKLKAAFVAEVSSGNRKVEEDISFKKRSINKSRKQDLFGEATKSIKGDNATTSGKEIGPKDFRRELFSNASSIVPPSLVINCDTISEKVASVSKAGRSHASRKKLKPTFAAEVSSSSGKVDGDGFKKRSINKSRKKDLSGEATESAKGDNAASSDKEIGPKDCRRELVTNASLVVSPSSVINCNTSSEEVASVSQAGRSKASHNKLKAPFIAEDSSGNRMVAEAVNSELGTQEMQPTACSKKTPKSAAKLPKLKKRKIENNLTASGSSKIQRLSSGAGNQAATEVVILEKNQKGKSRIAKHCPHSVGCARSSINGWEWRKWSMRASPAERARVRGNKIVHIQSVSSDTTGSQMFNVKGISARTNRVKLRNLLAAAEGADLLKATQLKARKKRLRFQQSKIHAWGLVALEPIDAEDFVIEYVGELIRRRVSDIREHYYEKIGIGSSYLFRLDDDYVVDATKRGGIARFINHSCEPNCYTKVISVEGQKKIFIYAKRHIAAGEEITYNYKFPLEEKKIPCNCGSKRCRGSMN; the protein is encoded by the exons ATGGTGTCTTCGATCTATTGCCATGTACCGAGTGAAGCAGAGACGAATCATATCCCACCATTCTACTCTCGAAAGAGATTAAAGTCTTTAGATTCGATGCCAATGGATTTAACTTCACAAGGTTCTATTGACGATGAAAATCGCGTTGATGTTGTATCTACAATGGAGTTAACTATTGG TTGCTTGCAAAATCTTGGTTCACCATTGTGTGTGGAGATGAGTTGCCAGTCTAATGGCAAGAGTGAGAATGTTTCATCGCCTTGTGATGTCGGTGGCAGTTCAACGAGTGACAAGAGTACTGTGGTGTACCCTCAAGCCGCACTTGCAACTGGATGGATGTATGTAAATGAACAGGGTCAAATGTGTGGTCCTTACATTAAGGAACAATTATATGAGGGTCTGTCTACTGGTTTCTTGCCAGAAGAACTTCCCGTTTATCCCATCTTAAATGGGACCATTTCGAATGCGGTGCCCTTAAAGTATTTCAATCAATTTCCTGACCATGTTGCCACTGGCTTTGCTTATTTAATGGTTTCGTCCATGGAAGTTGCCAAAGATTCAGGAGGAAATGGAGTGGAGTTGCCAACAACTTCCCCTTATTCTAGCTCGGGGGATAAACATGAAACTCATTCCATGAATCAGCAAGTGTCGACTACTGGCTTTGTCGGAACAGTTGCACCGTCTATGTCTTCG GTTAACGAAGAATCGTGCTGGCTCTTTGAAGATCATGATGGGAGGAAACATGGGCCGCACTCTCTTGTGGAGCTTTATTCATGGTATCATTATGGATACATTGTGGATTCAGTGATG ATTCATCATGCTGATAATAAGTTCAGTCCCTTtgctttgaaatctttaattAGTAGTTGGACTACGGCTACCCCTGGAGCTCAATTCTTGTCTAATCCCGATGGGCATGAGACTAACGCTCTACATGATTTTGTATCCGAGATTTCTGAAGAAGTATGCTCCCAGCTTCATATGGTGATCATGAAAGCAGCCCGCAGGACTCTGCTCGATGAGATTGTTAGCCATGCAATTTCAGAGTGCATCTCCGAAAAAAAAGATCGTAAGAAAGTCACTAATCAAAAGAAAGCCACTAATCAGTCTGTCAAAATGTCATCTCCTGGTACCAGAATG TCTGCAGGTTTTGGTGGCAGTAAGGCCTTAGTTTCTCCTGAGAGCAGTGCAGAAGCTTCTATTCTTCGTAACCAGAAATCTCCTGCTGCTGAAGTCCCTTTGAAGTATTCAGGAGGCGCAAAATCTGTTGGAAGCTTTGAGAACTTCTGTGATTCTTATACAGTTGTTTGCAGGAAATTATTTGACTCTTGCATGCAAAATATCTGGAATGCTGTCTTCTATGATCACGTGTCAGAGTTTTCATCTGCGTGGAGGAAGAGAAAGCGATGGTCACCTCCTTGTCTGATGGTTGAATCAAACATTCAAGCAAAGTCAGATGCTGATTGCACCTCAAAGCTTTCTATTGAAGTT TTGCAATTGGAGGAAGAATCCGTCCCTCCAGGGTTTGAGAAAAAGAATGTGACAGTGGATTTGCCTTCAGTTTCGTCATCAAAAGATTGCACCGTGGAGCTCTCTACTGAAGTT TTGCAGGTGGAGCAAGAATCATTCGGCTGTGATCCTGATTTTCCCCCAGGGTTTGAGGAGAAGAATATGACAGTGGATTTGCCTTCAGTTTCGTCACCAAAAGATTGCACCGTGGAGCTGTCTACTGAAGTT TTGCAAGTGGAGCAAGAATCTTTCGTCTGTGATCTTGATTTCCCCCCAGGGTTTGAGGAGAAGGATGTGACAGTGGATCTGCCTTCAGTTTCGTCATCTTTTAATGATGAAAAGGGGTTGTCTGGATCCAGTCATGCAATGGACTCTGAAGCTAATGAGCGTATGCAGCTTATCTTTGAGAGTGTAATGGATGAACTCCACCTGTCTGCAAAGATGTCCTTGGAAGAGTATTTCAGTAGCCTTTTGCATGAAGAGGTGATGGGAAAAGTTGATTCCCTTAAAGATGGCGTGATAATCAAG GTTGCTGAGGACCCAAATATTTTTAATTGCGGTGCAAGTAAAAATGAGTCTTCTGATGCCATTTCGGTGTCAGACAACTTACCTTGTGTAGATATTGAGAGTACTTCACCGCCTGTAAAATCATCGCACCAGAACAATATTGATACATACGTGCCTCCTGCGTCAGATTGGTTTTCAAGTGCATTTCAGAAGTCAGCCAGTTTAGATAATACATCCATTGATGAAATGACTGATGAGCTGCAACCACCTGAATGCGAAGCTGTTCCTGTGCAAACTTCTAAAGTTCGGCTTGCTAGGTCTGACAATAATATTTTGAGAATAATATGGTATGCTACCCTGTCAAATTGCCGGCAGAAGGTACATGAGAAAGCACTGAGAGAGTTGAAAAGTTTTCTTATTGATGACTTGATTAGAAATTTCTTGACAACTTGGTCTTCTGCAAGGAGATGTAGTAAACCAGAGGATTCTCGG GTTACAAGAAGCAAAGCGGATGATGAGAAACGTGATAAATCTCCTGTTGCATTAAGCAAAAGCGTGGATGGCTTTCCTAAGGTACCTACAGCCGCGGGGAAATATACATATTACCGGAAGAAAAAGTTGGTCAAAAGAAAGTCAGGCTCTTCATTGCAGCCTCCCCCTGATGGAGATGTTGGCTTCCAAAAGCGATCTATTAACAAGTCAAGGAAAAAAGATCTCTTGGGAGAGGTAACAGAGAGCGCTAAAGGTGACAATGCAACTTCAAGTGATAAGGAAATTGGGCCAAAAGATTGTTGCAGAGAGTTGGTCACTGATGCCTCTTTAGTTTTTCCTCCATCATCGGTTATTAATTGTAACACTATCTCGGAAGACGTAGTTGCTTCTGTCTCCAAAG TGGGGAGAAGTAACGCAAGCCGCAAAAAAATGAAGGCCACTTTTATCGCTGAGGTCTCCGGTGATAATGGAAGGGTTGATGGAGACGTTGGCTTAAAAAAGAGATCTATTAACAAGTCAAGGAAACAAGATCTCTTGGGGGAGGCAACGGGGAGCACTAAAGGTGACAATGCAGCTTTAAGTGGTAAGGAAATTGGGCCGAAAGATTGTCGCAGAGAGTTGCTCACTAATGCTTCTTTAGTTGTTCCTCCATCATCGGCTATTAAAT CGAGGAGAAGTAGTTCAAGCCGCAAAAAACTGAAGGCTGCTTTTGTCGCTGAGGTCTCCAGTGGTAACAGAAAGGTTGAAGAAGACATCAGCTTCAAAAAGAGATCTATTAACAAGTCAAGGAAACAAGATCTCTTTGGGGAGGCAACAAAAAGCATTAAAGGTGACAACGCAACTACAAGTGGTAAGGAAATTGGGCCGAAAGATTTTCGCAGAGAGTTGTTCAGTAATGCCTCTTCAATTGTTCCGCCATCATTGGTTATTAATTGTGACACTATCTCAGAGAAAGTTGCATCTGTTTCCAAAG CAGGGAGAAGTCATGCAAGCCGCAAAAAACTGAAGCCCACTTTTGCCGCTGAGGTCTCCAGTAGTAGTGGAAAGGTTGATGGAGACGGCTTCAAAAAGAGATCTATTAACAAGTCAAGGAAAAAAGACCTCTCGGGAGAGGCAACGGAGAGCGCTAAAGGTGACAATGCAGCTTCAAGTGATAAGGAAATTGGTCCAAAAGATTGTCGCAGAGAGTTGGTCACTAATGCCTCTTTAGTTGTTTCTCCATCATCGGTTATTAATTGTAACACTAGCTCGGAGGAAGTTGCATCTGTCTCCCAAG CAGGGAGAAGTAAAGCAAGCCACAATAAACTGAAGGCTCCTTTTATTGCCGAGGACTCCAGTGGTAATAGAATGGTAGCTGAGGCTGTGAACAGCGAATTGGGCACTCAAGAAATGCAACCAACTGCTTGTTCGAAAAAGACTCCCAAAT CAGCGGCCAAATTACCGAAgttgaaaaagagaaaaatagaGAATAATCTGACAGCCTCTGGGTCAAGTAAAATTCAGAGACTATCAAGTGGTGCTGGCAACCAAGCTGCAACAGAGGTGGTTATTCTAGAGAAAAATCAGAAGGGTAAATCCCGGATAGCAAAACATTGTCCACATTCAGTTGGCTGTGCTCGATCTTCAATCAATGGTTGGGAATGGCGTAAGTGGTCGATGAGGGCAAGTCCTGCCGAAAGGGCTCGTGTTAGGGGAAATAAGATCGTTCATATTCAATCTGTTAGTTCAGATACTACTGGTTCTCAAATGTTTAATGTTAAGGGAATTTCTGCAAGAACAAACAGGGTTAAGTTGCGGAACCTCCTTGCTGCTGCCGAGGGTGCTGATCTCTTGAAAGCTACTCAATTGAAG GCGAGGAAGAAGCGCCTACGCTTCCAACAAAGTAAGATACATGCTTGGGGTCTCGTTGCCCTTGAGCCTATCGACGCTGAAGACTTTGTCATTGAATATGTTGGAGAGCTTATACGTCGTCGT GTATCTGACATACGAGAGCACTATTATGAAAAGATTGGAATTGGGAGCAGTTACCTTTTCAGACTGGATGATGATTATGTG
- the LOC132625942 gene encoding histone-lysine N-methyltransferase ATXR7-like isoform X4: MVSSIYCHVPSEAETNHIPPFYSRKRLKSLDSMPMDLTSQGSIDDENRVDVVSTMELTIGCLQNLGSPLCVEMSCQSNGKSENVSSPCDVGGSSTSDKSTVVYPQAALATGWMYVNEQGQMCGPYIKEQLYEGLSTGFLPEELPVYPILNGTISNAVPLKYFNQFPDHVATGFAYLMVSSMEVAKDSGGNGVELPTTSPYSSSGDKHETHSMNQQVSTTGFVGTVAPSMSSVNEESCWLFEDHDGRKHGPHSLVELYSWYHYGYIVDSVMIHHADNKFSPFALKSLISSWTTATPGAQFLSNPDGHETNALHDFVSEISEEVCSQLHMVIMKAARRTLLDEIVSHAISECISEKKDRKKVTNQKKATNQSVKMSSPGTRMSAGFGGSKALVSPESSAEASILRNQKSPAAEVPLKYSGGAKSVGSFENFCDSYTVVCRKLFDSCMQNIWNAVFYDHVSEFSSAWRKRKRWSPPCLMVESNIQAKSDADCTSKLSIEVLQLEEESVPPGFEKKNVTVDLPSVSSSKDCTVELSTEVLQVEQESFGCDPDFPPGFEEKNMTVDLPSVSSPKDCTVELSTEVLQVEQESFVCDLDFPPGFEEKDVTVDLPSVSSSFNDEKGLSGSSHAMDSEANERMQLIFESVMDELHLSAKMSLEEYFSSLLHEEVMGKVDSLKDGVIIKVAEDPNIFNCGASKNESSDAISVSDNLPCVDIESTSPPVKSSHQNNIDTYVPPASDWFSSAFQKSASLDNTSIDEMTDELQPPECEAVPVQTSKVRLARSDNNILRIIWYATLSNCRQKVHEKALRELKSFLIDDLIRNFLTTWSSARRCSKPEDSRVTRSKADDEKRDKSPVALSKSVDGFPKVPTAAGKYTYYRKKKLVKRKSGSSLQPPPDGDVGFQKRSINKSRKKDLLGEVTESAKGDNATSSDKEIGPKDCCRELVTDASLVFPPSSVINCNTISEDVVASVSKVGRSNASRKKMKATFIAEVSGDNGRVDGDVGLKKRSINKSRKQDLLGEATGSTKGDNAALSGKEIGPKDCRRELLTNASLVVPPSSAIKCNTISEKVASVSETRRSSSSRKKLKAAFVAEVSSGNRKVEEDISFKKRSINKSRKQDLFGEATKSIKGDNATTSGKEIGPKDFRRELFSNASSIVPPSLVINCDTISEKVASVSKGRSHASRKKLKPTFAAEVSSSSGKVDGDGFKKRSINKSRKKDLSGEATESAKGDNAASSDKEIGPKDCRRELVTNASLVVSPSSVINCNTSSEEVASVSQAGRSKASHNKLKAPFIAEDSSGNRMVAEAVNSELGTQEMQPTACSKKTPKSAAKLPKLKKRKIENNLTASGSSKIQRLSSGAGNQAATEVVILEKNQKGKSRIAKHCPHSVGCARSSINGWEWRKWSMRASPAERARVRGNKIVHIQSVSSDTTGSQMFNVKGISARTNRVKLRNLLAAAEGADLLKATQLKARKKRLRFQQSKIHAWGLVALEPIDAEDFVIEYVGELIRRRVSDIREHYYEKIGIGSSYLFRLDDDYVVDATKRGGIARFINHSCEPNCYTKVISVEGQKKIFIYAKRHIAAGEEITYNYKFPLEEKKIPCNCGSKRCRGSMN; this comes from the exons ATGGTGTCTTCGATCTATTGCCATGTACCGAGTGAAGCAGAGACGAATCATATCCCACCATTCTACTCTCGAAAGAGATTAAAGTCTTTAGATTCGATGCCAATGGATTTAACTTCACAAGGTTCTATTGACGATGAAAATCGCGTTGATGTTGTATCTACAATGGAGTTAACTATTGG TTGCTTGCAAAATCTTGGTTCACCATTGTGTGTGGAGATGAGTTGCCAGTCTAATGGCAAGAGTGAGAATGTTTCATCGCCTTGTGATGTCGGTGGCAGTTCAACGAGTGACAAGAGTACTGTGGTGTACCCTCAAGCCGCACTTGCAACTGGATGGATGTATGTAAATGAACAGGGTCAAATGTGTGGTCCTTACATTAAGGAACAATTATATGAGGGTCTGTCTACTGGTTTCTTGCCAGAAGAACTTCCCGTTTATCCCATCTTAAATGGGACCATTTCGAATGCGGTGCCCTTAAAGTATTTCAATCAATTTCCTGACCATGTTGCCACTGGCTTTGCTTATTTAATGGTTTCGTCCATGGAAGTTGCCAAAGATTCAGGAGGAAATGGAGTGGAGTTGCCAACAACTTCCCCTTATTCTAGCTCGGGGGATAAACATGAAACTCATTCCATGAATCAGCAAGTGTCGACTACTGGCTTTGTCGGAACAGTTGCACCGTCTATGTCTTCG GTTAACGAAGAATCGTGCTGGCTCTTTGAAGATCATGATGGGAGGAAACATGGGCCGCACTCTCTTGTGGAGCTTTATTCATGGTATCATTATGGATACATTGTGGATTCAGTGATG ATTCATCATGCTGATAATAAGTTCAGTCCCTTtgctttgaaatctttaattAGTAGTTGGACTACGGCTACCCCTGGAGCTCAATTCTTGTCTAATCCCGATGGGCATGAGACTAACGCTCTACATGATTTTGTATCCGAGATTTCTGAAGAAGTATGCTCCCAGCTTCATATGGTGATCATGAAAGCAGCCCGCAGGACTCTGCTCGATGAGATTGTTAGCCATGCAATTTCAGAGTGCATCTCCGAAAAAAAAGATCGTAAGAAAGTCACTAATCAAAAGAAAGCCACTAATCAGTCTGTCAAAATGTCATCTCCTGGTACCAGAATG TCTGCAGGTTTTGGTGGCAGTAAGGCCTTAGTTTCTCCTGAGAGCAGTGCAGAAGCTTCTATTCTTCGTAACCAGAAATCTCCTGCTGCTGAAGTCCCTTTGAAGTATTCAGGAGGCGCAAAATCTGTTGGAAGCTTTGAGAACTTCTGTGATTCTTATACAGTTGTTTGCAGGAAATTATTTGACTCTTGCATGCAAAATATCTGGAATGCTGTCTTCTATGATCACGTGTCAGAGTTTTCATCTGCGTGGAGGAAGAGAAAGCGATGGTCACCTCCTTGTCTGATGGTTGAATCAAACATTCAAGCAAAGTCAGATGCTGATTGCACCTCAAAGCTTTCTATTGAAGTT TTGCAATTGGAGGAAGAATCCGTCCCTCCAGGGTTTGAGAAAAAGAATGTGACAGTGGATTTGCCTTCAGTTTCGTCATCAAAAGATTGCACCGTGGAGCTCTCTACTGAAGTT TTGCAGGTGGAGCAAGAATCATTCGGCTGTGATCCTGATTTTCCCCCAGGGTTTGAGGAGAAGAATATGACAGTGGATTTGCCTTCAGTTTCGTCACCAAAAGATTGCACCGTGGAGCTGTCTACTGAAGTT TTGCAAGTGGAGCAAGAATCTTTCGTCTGTGATCTTGATTTCCCCCCAGGGTTTGAGGAGAAGGATGTGACAGTGGATCTGCCTTCAGTTTCGTCATCTTTTAATGATGAAAAGGGGTTGTCTGGATCCAGTCATGCAATGGACTCTGAAGCTAATGAGCGTATGCAGCTTATCTTTGAGAGTGTAATGGATGAACTCCACCTGTCTGCAAAGATGTCCTTGGAAGAGTATTTCAGTAGCCTTTTGCATGAAGAGGTGATGGGAAAAGTTGATTCCCTTAAAGATGGCGTGATAATCAAG GTTGCTGAGGACCCAAATATTTTTAATTGCGGTGCAAGTAAAAATGAGTCTTCTGATGCCATTTCGGTGTCAGACAACTTACCTTGTGTAGATATTGAGAGTACTTCACCGCCTGTAAAATCATCGCACCAGAACAATATTGATACATACGTGCCTCCTGCGTCAGATTGGTTTTCAAGTGCATTTCAGAAGTCAGCCAGTTTAGATAATACATCCATTGATGAAATGACTGATGAGCTGCAACCACCTGAATGCGAAGCTGTTCCTGTGCAAACTTCTAAAGTTCGGCTTGCTAGGTCTGACAATAATATTTTGAGAATAATATGGTATGCTACCCTGTCAAATTGCCGGCAGAAGGTACATGAGAAAGCACTGAGAGAGTTGAAAAGTTTTCTTATTGATGACTTGATTAGAAATTTCTTGACAACTTGGTCTTCTGCAAGGAGATGTAGTAAACCAGAGGATTCTCGG GTTACAAGAAGCAAAGCGGATGATGAGAAACGTGATAAATCTCCTGTTGCATTAAGCAAAAGCGTGGATGGCTTTCCTAAGGTACCTACAGCCGCGGGGAAATATACATATTACCGGAAGAAAAAGTTGGTCAAAAGAAAGTCAGGCTCTTCATTGCAGCCTCCCCCTGATGGAGATGTTGGCTTCCAAAAGCGATCTATTAACAAGTCAAGGAAAAAAGATCTCTTGGGAGAGGTAACAGAGAGCGCTAAAGGTGACAATGCAACTTCAAGTGATAAGGAAATTGGGCCAAAAGATTGTTGCAGAGAGTTGGTCACTGATGCCTCTTTAGTTTTTCCTCCATCATCGGTTATTAATTGTAACACTATCTCGGAAGACGTAGTTGCTTCTGTCTCCAAAG TGGGGAGAAGTAACGCAAGCCGCAAAAAAATGAAGGCCACTTTTATCGCTGAGGTCTCCGGTGATAATGGAAGGGTTGATGGAGACGTTGGCTTAAAAAAGAGATCTATTAACAAGTCAAGGAAACAAGATCTCTTGGGGGAGGCAACGGGGAGCACTAAAGGTGACAATGCAGCTTTAAGTGGTAAGGAAATTGGGCCGAAAGATTGTCGCAGAGAGTTGCTCACTAATGCTTCTTTAGTTGTTCCTCCATCATCGGCTATTAAATGTAACACTATATCAGAGAAAGTTGCATCTGTTTCCGAAA CGAGGAGAAGTAGTTCAAGCCGCAAAAAACTGAAGGCTGCTTTTGTCGCTGAGGTCTCCAGTGGTAACAGAAAGGTTGAAGAAGACATCAGCTTCAAAAAGAGATCTATTAACAAGTCAAGGAAACAAGATCTCTTTGGGGAGGCAACAAAAAGCATTAAAGGTGACAACGCAACTACAAGTGGTAAGGAAATTGGGCCGAAAGATTTTCGCAGAGAGTTGTTCAGTAATGCCTCTTCAATTGTTCCGCCATCATTGGTTATTAATTGTGACACTATCTCAGAGAAAGTTGCATCTGTTTCCAAAG GGAGAAGTCATGCAAGCCGCAAAAAACTGAAGCCCACTTTTGCCGCTGAGGTCTCCAGTAGTAGTGGAAAGGTTGATGGAGACGGCTTCAAAAAGAGATCTATTAACAAGTCAAGGAAAAAAGACCTCTCGGGAGAGGCAACGGAGAGCGCTAAAGGTGACAATGCAGCTTCAAGTGATAAGGAAATTGGTCCAAAAGATTGTCGCAGAGAGTTGGTCACTAATGCCTCTTTAGTTGTTTCTCCATCATCGGTTATTAATTGTAACACTAGCTCGGAGGAAGTTGCATCTGTCTCCCAAG CAGGGAGAAGTAAAGCAAGCCACAATAAACTGAAGGCTCCTTTTATTGCCGAGGACTCCAGTGGTAATAGAATGGTAGCTGAGGCTGTGAACAGCGAATTGGGCACTCAAGAAATGCAACCAACTGCTTGTTCGAAAAAGACTCCCAAAT CAGCGGCCAAATTACCGAAgttgaaaaagagaaaaatagaGAATAATCTGACAGCCTCTGGGTCAAGTAAAATTCAGAGACTATCAAGTGGTGCTGGCAACCAAGCTGCAACAGAGGTGGTTATTCTAGAGAAAAATCAGAAGGGTAAATCCCGGATAGCAAAACATTGTCCACATTCAGTTGGCTGTGCTCGATCTTCAATCAATGGTTGGGAATGGCGTAAGTGGTCGATGAGGGCAAGTCCTGCCGAAAGGGCTCGTGTTAGGGGAAATAAGATCGTTCATATTCAATCTGTTAGTTCAGATACTACTGGTTCTCAAATGTTTAATGTTAAGGGAATTTCTGCAAGAACAAACAGGGTTAAGTTGCGGAACCTCCTTGCTGCTGCCGAGGGTGCTGATCTCTTGAAAGCTACTCAATTGAAG GCGAGGAAGAAGCGCCTACGCTTCCAACAAAGTAAGATACATGCTTGGGGTCTCGTTGCCCTTGAGCCTATCGACGCTGAAGACTTTGTCATTGAATATGTTGGAGAGCTTATACGTCGTCGT GTATCTGACATACGAGAGCACTATTATGAAAAGATTGGAATTGGGAGCAGTTACCTTTTCAGACTGGATGATGATTATGTG